The genome window CCACGCTCGACCATGGCACGCCATGTCTGGACGCTGGAGCGCTCCTGCATCCTGGCGTGCCATGCTCGAAGCGCCACGCACTCTTCAGGCACGGGGAGTTGCACCAGCGAGGCGAAGATCATGCCGCCCAGTACCGCAATGTCGGCCATCGAAAACTTGTCGCCCGCCACAAAGGGCCGGTCTTTGAGAAGGTTGTCGAAATAGCGCATGCCCCTGATCGCCTTATCGCGCATCCGGGCGCCCCACTCGGCATTCTGGTACAGCTCGACATCGGGGCCGAGGCCCGGCGTGGCATGGTGGAAGTACGCGCTGACGGCGTCGAGAAACTCGATCTCGGCACGTTTGGTCATCATATGGATGATGCCTTTTTCAACAGGCGTTTCGCCCGTCAACGTCGGATGACCGTCCAGGCTATCCAGGTACTGGGTGATCGCCGTGCACTCCGCGATCCGCGTCCCATC of Pseudomonas fluorescens contains these proteins:
- a CDS encoding glutathione S-transferase, with product MTSPQQRVDVSTVPTMKIYDWFNGPYPARVRIALAEKGLLPNIEFVPVNLWAGEHKKPEFLAINYSGTLPVLELDDGTRIAECTAITQYLDSLDGHPTLTGETPVEKGIIHMMTKRAEIEFLDAVSAYFHHATPGLGPDVELYQNAEWGARMRDKAIRGMRYFDNLLKDRPFVAGDKFSMADIAVLGGMIFASLVQLPVPEECVALRAWHARMQERSSVQTWRAMVERGAA